In one Streptomyces sp. NBC_00597 genomic region, the following are encoded:
- a CDS encoding DNA/RNA non-specific endonuclease, which produces MAAKKRTSAKSATAPGTPAAPAANGQDELITSLKHFIRTRGSSYLSDPNVSSIGIGYKEKNGKRSKELALQFTVDSKVGPEGVRDVGSVEIPPVIDIGGGVKVPTDVVQRSYKPHFLVVAEAETPARQKRVDPVRPGVSVGNVKVGAGTLGCIVFDKNDGTTCVLSNWHVLNGRKGVIGDEVVQPGTTDDSRIALNRLGTLRRSHLGRVGDCAVSSITERDFDTSILDLGVTPAKLGEPQIDDKVVKSGRTTGITHGVVTRPFAKVSINYGLPVGVREIECFEIGPDPAHPAAGDEISLPGDSGSAWMFKGRTGKATDVLAGLHFGGEEDGNPEDRALACFPHAVFEELKITLEQPPSDSLEALTGYDPGFLAVPVGPPLLNPSIKGDAVLLDGSPVIPYTHFSLALSGPRRFAIWVAWNIDGGALKKLDRKGIDFTKDPRLPADTQVSNELYKGGASNRLDRGHIARRADLTWGTLPEAEKANRDSFFYSNITPQMDDFNQSKRGGLWGRLEDAVFEDVEVDDLKVSAFGGPVFQDDDRVFRGVRIPREFWKVLVYTEQETLKAKAFLLTQNLVLAESLELDEFRVFQVKLSEIQKRAHLRFPAVVTKADSLVVPESVEERAPLESLSDIDWS; this is translated from the coding sequence ATGGCTGCCAAGAAGCGCACGTCCGCCAAGTCCGCCACCGCGCCCGGCACGCCCGCGGCCCCCGCGGCGAACGGCCAGGACGAGCTGATCACCTCGCTCAAGCATTTCATCCGTACCCGCGGGTCGAGCTACCTCAGCGACCCGAACGTGTCCTCGATCGGCATCGGCTACAAGGAGAAGAACGGCAAACGCAGCAAGGAACTGGCGTTGCAGTTCACGGTGGACAGCAAGGTCGGGCCCGAGGGCGTACGCGACGTGGGGAGCGTCGAGATACCTCCCGTCATCGACATAGGCGGCGGGGTGAAGGTGCCGACGGACGTCGTGCAGCGCAGCTACAAGCCGCACTTCCTGGTGGTGGCCGAGGCGGAGACGCCCGCGCGGCAGAAGCGCGTCGACCCGGTCCGTCCCGGGGTGAGCGTCGGCAACGTCAAGGTGGGCGCCGGCACCCTCGGCTGCATCGTCTTCGACAAGAACGACGGCACGACCTGCGTACTGAGCAACTGGCACGTCCTGAACGGTCGCAAGGGCGTCATCGGTGACGAGGTCGTACAGCCCGGGACCACCGACGACAGCCGGATCGCGCTGAACCGGCTCGGCACGCTGCGGCGCTCCCACCTCGGCCGGGTCGGCGACTGCGCCGTTTCGAGCATCACCGAACGCGACTTCGACACCTCCATCCTCGACCTCGGGGTCACCCCGGCGAAGCTGGGCGAGCCACAGATCGACGACAAGGTCGTCAAGAGCGGGCGGACCACCGGCATCACGCACGGGGTGGTGACGCGCCCCTTCGCCAAGGTGAGCATCAACTACGGGCTGCCCGTCGGAGTACGCGAGATCGAGTGCTTCGAGATAGGGCCCGACCCCGCGCATCCGGCGGCCGGCGACGAGATCAGCCTGCCCGGCGACTCCGGATCCGCCTGGATGTTCAAAGGGCGCACCGGCAAGGCGACGGACGTACTGGCCGGTCTGCACTTCGGCGGCGAGGAGGACGGGAACCCCGAGGACCGGGCCTTGGCCTGCTTCCCCCACGCCGTCTTCGAAGAGCTGAAGATCACCCTGGAGCAGCCTCCGTCCGATTCGCTGGAGGCGCTGACCGGTTACGACCCGGGCTTCCTCGCGGTACCCGTGGGGCCCCCGCTGCTCAACCCGTCGATCAAGGGCGACGCAGTGCTGCTGGACGGCTCACCGGTCATCCCGTACACGCACTTCTCGCTGGCGTTGAGCGGGCCGCGCCGGTTCGCGATCTGGGTCGCCTGGAACATCGACGGCGGCGCGCTCAAGAAGCTCGACCGGAAGGGGATCGACTTCACGAAGGACCCGCGCCTGCCCGCCGACACCCAGGTCAGCAACGAGCTGTACAAGGGCGGTGCGAGCAACCGGCTGGACCGTGGACACATCGCGCGCCGCGCCGACCTGACCTGGGGCACGCTGCCCGAGGCGGAGAAGGCGAACCGGGACTCGTTCTTCTACAGCAACATCACTCCGCAGATGGACGACTTCAACCAGAGCAAGCGGGGCGGCCTCTGGGGGCGGCTCGAAGACGCGGTGTTCGAGGACGTGGAGGTCGACGACCTCAAGGTGAGCGCGTTCGGCGGCCCGGTCTTCCAGGACGACGACCGGGTGTTCCGGGGCGTGCGGATACCACGGGAGTTCTGGAAGGTGCTCGTCTACACGGAACAGGAGACGCTCAAGGCCAAGGCGTTCCTGCTGACGCAGAACCTGGTCCTGGCCGAATCGCTCGAACTGGACGAGTTCCGGGTGTTCCAGGTCAAGCTGAGCGAGATACAAAAGCGTGCGCACCTCCGTTTCCCCGCCGTGGTGACGAAGGCGGACTCCCTGGTCGTACCGGAGTCCGTGGAAGAGCGGGCCCCGCTGGAGAGCCTGTCCGACATCGACTGGAGCTAG
- a CDS encoding 2-dehydropantoate 2-reductase N-terminal domain-containing protein — protein MRYIIIGAGAIGATIGGRLAEAGAEVVLVARGAHAEALTADGLRLTTADGARVHRIPVVTGPAELGELRPDDVLLLAVKTQDAIVALDAWGDAEVAGGGTAAQRLPVLCAQNGVESERLALRRFARVYGVCVWLPATFLEPGAVSALCAPLTGILHIGLASGGADARARRIAADLEKSGFAAPVVEDVMRWKYAKLLGNLGNAIQATTGPEPHPAKAALLVRAQQEGRAALGAAGIAYASDAEQAAARDGKVDHPPVLRGGSSWQSLQRGTGSIEADYLNGEISLLGRLHGVPTPVNDTLRHAANIFAREGLPPGAMSIDDLTALADEAAART, from the coding sequence ATGCGTTACATCATCATCGGCGCCGGGGCGATCGGCGCGACCATCGGCGGACGGCTGGCGGAGGCGGGCGCCGAGGTCGTCCTCGTCGCGCGCGGCGCCCACGCGGAGGCCCTCACGGCGGACGGGCTGCGGCTCACGACCGCGGACGGCGCCCGGGTACACCGGATCCCCGTGGTCACCGGCCCGGCCGAACTCGGTGAACTGCGACCGGACGACGTCCTGCTGCTGGCCGTGAAGACCCAGGACGCGATCGTCGCGCTCGACGCGTGGGGCGACGCGGAAGTGGCGGGCGGCGGAACGGCGGCGCAGCGGCTGCCGGTCCTGTGCGCGCAGAACGGCGTGGAGAGCGAGCGGCTCGCCCTGCGCCGCTTCGCCCGCGTGTACGGGGTGTGCGTATGGCTGCCCGCCACCTTCCTGGAGCCGGGGGCGGTGTCCGCGCTGTGCGCGCCGCTGACCGGCATCCTGCACATCGGGCTGGCGTCCGGGGGAGCGGACGCACGGGCCCGGCGGATCGCGGCCGACCTGGAGAAGTCCGGCTTCGCGGCGCCGGTCGTCGAGGACGTCATGCGGTGGAAGTACGCGAAGCTGCTGGGGAACCTGGGCAACGCCATCCAGGCGACGACCGGCCCCGAACCGCACCCGGCGAAGGCGGCGCTGCTGGTGCGCGCGCAGCAGGAGGGGCGAGCCGCACTCGGGGCGGCGGGCATCGCCTACGCCTCCGACGCGGAACAGGCGGCGGCCCGCGACGGCAAGGTCGACCATCCTCCGGTCCTGCGGGGCGGTTCCTCCTGGCAGTCCCTGCAGCGGGGCACGGGCTCCATCGAGGCGGACTACCTCAACGGGGAGATCTCGCTGCTGGGGCGCCTCCACGGAGTGCCGACCCCGGTGAACGACACGCTGCGCCACGCGGCGAACATCTTCGCCCGGGAGGGCCTGCCACCGGGGGCGATGTCGATCGACGACCTGACGGCCCTGGCCGACGAAGCGGCGGCCCGGACCTGA
- a CDS encoding sirohydrochlorin chelatase yields MFRAPAPAPALLVIAHGSRDPRHAATVHALTRRVRALRPGLRVETAFLDFDTPTVAQVTSDLYRSGVREVVALPLLLTRAFHAKSDVPAVLAEATSRLPDLSVRIADVLGPSPLLVGALERRLAEAGLTPADRATTGVVLASAGSSDPEAIAVIAEIAREWRHTGWCAVRPAFASASLPRTEDAVRALRAQGVRRVAVAPYVIAPGRLPDRIVAGAETAGADLVSAVLGAAPELARLLLHRYDTAPLGVPLLAAA; encoded by the coding sequence GTGTTCCGCGCCCCCGCCCCCGCCCCCGCCCTCCTCGTCATCGCCCACGGCAGCCGCGACCCGCGGCACGCGGCGACCGTGCACGCCCTCACCCGGCGGGTGCGGGCGCTGCGGCCGGGGCTGCGGGTGGAGACGGCCTTCCTGGACTTCGACACCCCGACGGTGGCGCAGGTGACGTCCGACCTGTACCGGTCCGGCGTTCGGGAGGTCGTGGCCCTCCCGCTGCTCCTGACGCGGGCGTTCCACGCGAAGTCCGACGTACCCGCGGTGCTGGCCGAAGCCACGTCCCGGCTGCCGGACCTCTCGGTCCGGATCGCGGACGTCCTGGGCCCGTCCCCGCTGCTGGTCGGCGCCCTGGAGCGCCGCCTCGCGGAAGCGGGCCTCACCCCGGCGGACCGCGCCACCACCGGCGTGGTGCTCGCGTCCGCCGGTTCCTCTGACCCGGAGGCGATCGCAGTGATCGCTGAAATCGCGCGGGAGTGGCGGCACACCGGTTGGTGCGCCGTGCGACCTGCGTTCGCCTCCGCTTCGCTGCCCCGTACGGAGGACGCCGTACGGGCCCTGCGCGCGCAGGGGGTGCGCCGGGTGGCGGTGGCCCCGTACGTCATCGCCCCCGGGCGCCTCCCCGACCGCATCGTGGCGGGCGCGGAAACCGCCGGGGCGGACCTCGTGTCCGCCGTCCTCGGCGCGGCGCCGGAACTGGCCCGCCTCCTCCTCCACCGCTACGACACGGCCCCCCTCGGCGTGCCCCTGCTCGCCGCAGCCTGA
- a CDS encoding ABC transporter permease subunit yields the protein MASTDTTLKAKDKSDDLAGLEAGLDALDAVQTHRTPAREVFVKKVLPPFIAVGLVLLVWQVLVAAKVTDPTKLPPLSAVWDSLSEMWLKGTLLEVIWTSVSRGLLGFLLALAIGTPLGLVVARVKFVRAAIGPILQGLQSLPSVAWVPPAVLWFGLNDAMMYTVILLGAVPSIANGLVSGIDQVPPLFLRAGRTLGATGLRGARHVVMPAALPGYLAGLKQGWAFSWRSLMAAEIIASSPDLGLGLGQLLENGRNNIDLPGVFLAIILILVVGIAIDLLIFSPVERWVLRSRGLLVKS from the coding sequence ATGGCCAGCACTGACACCACCCTGAAGGCCAAGGACAAGAGCGACGACCTGGCGGGCCTGGAGGCCGGCCTGGACGCCCTCGACGCGGTCCAGACCCACCGCACCCCGGCCCGCGAGGTCTTCGTCAAGAAGGTCCTCCCGCCGTTCATCGCCGTGGGCCTGGTGCTCCTGGTGTGGCAGGTCCTCGTCGCGGCGAAGGTCACCGACCCGACGAAGCTCCCGCCGCTGTCCGCGGTCTGGGACAGCCTGTCCGAGATGTGGCTCAAGGGCACCCTGCTGGAGGTCATCTGGACCAGCGTCTCCCGCGGTCTGCTCGGCTTCCTGCTCGCCCTGGCCATCGGCACGCCGCTCGGACTGGTCGTCGCCCGCGTCAAGTTCGTCCGCGCCGCGATCGGGCCCATCCTCCAGGGCCTGCAGTCCCTGCCCTCGGTCGCCTGGGTGCCTCCGGCCGTGCTCTGGTTCGGCCTCAACGACGCCATGATGTACACGGTGATCCTGCTCGGCGCGGTCCCGTCCATCGCCAACGGCCTCGTCTCCGGCATCGACCAGGTGCCGCCGCTGTTCCTGCGGGCGGGCCGCACGCTGGGTGCCACCGGCCTGCGCGGGGCCCGGCACGTGGTCATGCCGGCCGCCCTGCCGGGCTACCTCGCCGGGCTGAAGCAGGGCTGGGCCTTCTCCTGGCGCTCGCTCATGGCCGCCGAGATCATCGCCAGCTCCCCCGACCTGGGCCTGGGCCTGGGCCAGTTGCTGGAGAACGGCCGCAACAACATCGACCTGCCGGGCGTGTTCCTCGCGATCATCCTGATCCTCGTGGTCGGCATCGCCATCGACCTGCTGATCTTCAGCCCGGTCGAGCGGTGGGTGCTGCGCAGCCGCGGCCTGCTGGTCAAGAGCTGA
- a CDS encoding ABC transporter ATP-binding protein has product MATTLAKAAEGTVAEQTHAARIEHVSKSFSGPAGSQLVLDDISLDVAPGEFVTILGASGCGKSTLLNLVAGLDEPTAGSIETAGRPALMFQEHALFPWLTAGKNIELALRLRGVAKADRKPEAERLLELVRLGGAYGKRVHELSGGMRQRVALARALAQDSRLLLMDEPFAALDAITRDVLHGELTRIWAETDVSVLFVTHNVREAVRLAQRVVLLSSRPGRVAKEWTVDIPQPRRIEDADVAELSVEITEHLRGEIRRHGQH; this is encoded by the coding sequence ATGGCCACCACACTCGCCAAGGCTGCCGAGGGCACGGTAGCGGAGCAGACGCACGCCGCCCGCATCGAGCACGTCTCGAAGTCCTTCTCCGGTCCGGCCGGATCGCAGCTCGTCCTGGACGACATCAGCCTCGATGTCGCGCCCGGCGAGTTCGTCACCATCCTGGGGGCCTCGGGGTGCGGCAAGTCCACCCTGCTGAACCTGGTCGCCGGACTCGACGAGCCCACCGCCGGCTCGATCGAGACCGCCGGCCGGCCCGCCCTGATGTTCCAGGAGCACGCCCTCTTCCCGTGGCTCACCGCGGGCAAGAACATCGAACTCGCCCTGCGCCTGCGCGGGGTGGCCAAGGCCGACCGCAAGCCCGAGGCCGAACGCCTGCTGGAGCTGGTCCGCCTCGGCGGCGCCTACGGCAAGCGCGTCCACGAGCTGTCCGGCGGCATGCGCCAGCGCGTCGCCCTGGCCCGGGCGCTGGCCCAGGACAGCCGGCTCCTGCTGATGGACGAGCCGTTCGCGGCGCTGGACGCCATCACGCGTGACGTCCTCCACGGCGAGCTCACCCGCATCTGGGCCGAGACGGACGTCTCCGTGCTCTTCGTCACGCACAACGTGCGCGAGGCCGTGCGCCTCGCCCAGCGCGTGGTCCTCCTCTCCTCCCGGCCCGGCCGGGTCGCGAAGGAATGGACCGTGGACATCCCGCAGCCGCGCCGCATCGAGGACGCGGACGTCGCGGAGCTGTCCGTCGAGATCACTGAACACCTGCGTGGGGAGATCCGCCGCCATGGCCAGCACTGA
- a CDS encoding aliphatic sulfonate ABC transporter substrate-binding protein: protein MPATGITSKSLHRGIAAAAALPLLIGALASCGYGSQAEKDDANTSAAPAAGAKKLSAPEVRIGYFPNLTHATALVGIQEGLIAKELGGTAIKPQTFNAGPSEIEALNGGSLDIGFVGPSPSINGYVKSKSSNLRIISGSASGGVKLVVNPDKIKTLDDLKGKKIATPQKGNTQDVAFLNWISEKGWKVDPESGKGDVSVVRTDNKVTPDAFKQGSIDGAWVPEPTASKLVSDGASILLDETDLWPDKKFVITNVIVSQKFLKEHPDVVEAVLRGTVKTNEWINANPDKAKASANAALKTLGGKELEPAVIDPAWKSILVTDDPLATTLKTESDWAVKAKLIEQPDLAGIYDLSLLNKVLKAAGKPEVSDAGLGAK, encoded by the coding sequence GTGCCTGCCACCGGTATCACCAGCAAGTCCCTGCACCGCGGTATCGCCGCCGCTGCCGCCCTGCCGCTCCTGATCGGCGCGCTCGCCTCGTGCGGCTACGGCTCGCAGGCCGAGAAGGACGACGCGAACACGTCGGCCGCCCCCGCCGCCGGCGCGAAGAAGCTCTCCGCCCCCGAGGTCCGCATCGGGTACTTCCCGAACCTGACGCACGCCACCGCGCTGGTCGGCATCCAGGAGGGCCTGATCGCCAAGGAGCTCGGCGGCACCGCGATCAAGCCGCAGACCTTCAACGCCGGCCCGTCCGAGATCGAAGCCCTCAACGGCGGCTCTCTCGACATCGGGTTCGTCGGCCCCTCGCCGTCGATCAACGGCTACGTGAAGTCCAAGAGCAGCAACCTGCGGATCATCTCGGGCTCCGCCTCCGGCGGCGTGAAGCTCGTCGTGAACCCGGACAAGATCAAGACCCTGGACGACCTCAAGGGCAAGAAGATCGCCACCCCGCAGAAGGGGAACACGCAGGACGTCGCGTTCCTCAACTGGATCTCCGAGAAGGGCTGGAAGGTCGACCCGGAGTCCGGCAAGGGTGACGTCTCCGTCGTCCGCACGGACAACAAGGTGACCCCGGACGCCTTCAAGCAGGGCTCGATCGACGGAGCCTGGGTTCCCGAGCCGACCGCGTCCAAGCTCGTCTCCGACGGCGCCTCGATCCTCCTCGACGAGACCGACCTGTGGCCCGACAAGAAGTTCGTGATCACGAACGTCATCGTGTCGCAGAAGTTCCTCAAGGAGCACCCGGACGTCGTCGAGGCCGTGCTGCGCGGCACGGTGAAGACGAACGAGTGGATCAACGCCAACCCGGACAAGGCGAAGGCCTCCGCCAACGCGGCGCTCAAGACGCTCGGCGGCAAGGAGCTGGAGCCCGCGGTCATCGACCCGGCCTGGAAGAGCATCCTCGTCACCGACGACCCGCTGGCCACCACGTTGAAGACCGAGTCCGACTGGGCGGTCAAGGCCAAGCTCATCGAGCAGCCCGACCTCGCCGGCATCTACGACCTGTCGCTCCTGAACAAGGTCCTCAAGGCGGCCGGCAAGCCCGAGGTCTCCGACGCCGGTCTCGGCGCCAAGTAA